The Aminivibrio sp. genomic interval TTCTCCGTTCGGTCATCGGCTACAAAAGGTAATCCTCCCGAGCTCCGGTCTGCATGATGCAGTTAAAAAATTTTCTGCTCCTTCTCCTGCTCCTGCCGTTTTTTCTTTTCCCCCGCCCGGTTCATGCAGGGGATCTTGCCATAGGCCTGGAAGACGGATGGATCTGGCAGGTGGCGGTTCTGCCGCCTCCCGACGGCTGGGAGAGCGAGAGGGGAAAATCCTCCCTCGGGGCTGTCCGCTATGCAGAGTGGAAGGTGAAGGACAGTGCCGACGGCGTGGCCGGCCGTGATATCCGTTTTCTTAAGGAACCGCCCCTTTCACGGGATACTGCGGAGGAACGCGTGGCCCGCTGGAGGGAGAATGGAGTCGCCGCCGTGCTTTCCCTGGGAGGAAGCGAGGATATTTCTCTCCTTCGTCCCCTTCTCGGCAGATCAGGTCCGGTTTTCCTGTCCGCCTACGGCGAGGGAAGCGACATCGGCGAAGGCGGCGTTCCTCTTCCCATGATGTTTGCCCTGGATCTCTACAGGGACTTTCGGATCGCAGCCTTTGCGGAATATGCCCGGAGAAGTCTCGACCGGGGGACCGGGGTGGCGATCCTCGGGGACCGTTTCGACCCCTCCCTGGAACGTTTTGCCCGGAACCTCGGTGATATGTTGTCATCTTCCGGCTACTCCGTCAGCCATTTCTGGTTGCCGGGAGCGGGACCGGATTCTTTCAGGATGATCGAATCCGAGGCTATGTCTGAAGGAGCATCCGTTCTTGTGTCCTGGGCGGGATCCATGGTTGTACGGGATGTATGGAGGGCTGTCCGGAGAAAAGAAGGCGCATTCAGGATCTGGTACGGAGGGGAGCCGAGGCAGCTTCTTCTTTCCTTTAACGGTATCATCGCAGCTGACCAGAACGTCCCCCTGGGACGGGACCGGGCTTTTGTAACTCTTGGCCGGGAAATATGGGGGCGAACCAGGACGGTTGTCAAGGATGAGAGCGCCGCAGGCAGGGCGTACGCTGCATGCGGGTGGATTTTCGAAGGTTTTCGAAGGGCGGGATCCAAGGATCCGGTGCCCCTTGCGAAAGCCATGGAGTCAGTTTCGGGCATCGCTCTCGGTTCTTCAACCTTTTCTGTCAATCCGGCAACCCACCGTCCCGTTGCCAGGGAAACCGCAATTCTCGAGGTGGAGAACCGGGCCTTCCGTCCGGTGGATTTTTTCCAGGTTACTGACCCGGGATATTTGCCATGATGAAATGTCGCTGTTTTCAACCATTGAGGAGGATGACAATATGAAATTGCGGGACGTGGTACAGAACATACGGGCAGAAGTGCTGTACGGAGAGGAACTGCTCGACTCCATCGACATCGAGTGCGCCTACGGCGCCGACCTCATGAGCGACGTGCTGGCGTTCGCCCGCCCGGGATCCCTTCTCCTCACCGGACTGACGAACATCCAGATCGTCAGGACCGCCCAGATGCTTGACCTCCCCGCGGTGGTTTTCGTCCGGGGAAAGAAGCCCCAGGAAGCGGCTGTGAAGCTTGCGTCCCAGATCAAGATGCCGGTGCTTCTGTGCCAGATGAGCATGTTCGAGGCATGCGGCATTCTCTTCGCGAAAGGAATTCTGCCCTGTCATATACCTGACAGAGGGGTGTAGAGCGTGGGGCAGGAGCCGTACGTGGAAGAGTACACCATACAGGCGGGGGATTTTACCACTATCGGCGAAGCCTCCACGAAATTCCGGGCGACTCTCAAGATGCTCGGGATTTCATCGGAAGTTGTCCGAAGAGCTGCGGTGGTGGCTTATGAAGCGGAGATGAACGCCATGATCCATGCAGGGGGCGGGACTCTCCGCATGACCGTGGCATCGGATCATCTGGAAATTATGGCTGCGGACCAGGGACCGGGCATTCCCGACGTGGCCTTGGCCATGCAGGAAGGGTATTCCACCGCTTCTGACGAGATCAGGGAGCTCGGGTTCGGAGCGGGCATGGGATTGCCGAACATCGAACGGAATTCCGACAGCATGAACATCGAGACGAAAGTGGGGACCGGCACGGTCCTAACAGCGAGAATTAACTTTCCGGGACAGTGATCTTTTTCTTCGCCCGGAGCGGCAGAATGCAGCGGAATGACATGAAGGAGTGGTGAAGGTGTCCGGAGGAATTAGGGTTCGCGAAGCCCGGTGCCGGGGGTGCGCCAACTGCATAAAATCGTGTCCCACCGAAGCGATCCGGGTGATCGACGGGCTGATGCGCATTATCCCGGACCTCTGCATTGACTGCGGTGAATGCATACGAAGCTGCAGGGACAAGGCCATCACCGTGAACGAGGATGAGTGGGATCTTCTCAGGTCAAGGGAAGGACTGGTCCTCATGGCCGATCCCACCTTCTACGTGCAGGTGGGCGCCTATTCCCGCCCGCGACTGATGAAAGAGGCCCTGGAACATCATGGGCTCAGGGATATCGCCGAATACGCGTCCATCGCCTTCGACCTTGCAGCCTACGCCGCGGCGGGCATCATCCGGGAAGGAGGGGACAACCTTCCCTACATCTCCACCTATTGCCCCGCCGTCATCAGGCTTATCCAGATCAACTTCCCCGAACTTGTGGGAAGAATTCTCCCCGTGGAATCTCCCCTGGAGACCGCAGTCACCATCTGGAGGAACGCCACGGGGGGAAAGGAAAAAGTGACCCTTGTCGCGCCCTGTCCCGCAAAGGCCACCCTCGTCCGGAACCCTGTGGGAAGGGGAAAAAGCTCTCTCGAGTACGTGGTGAGCGTGAAAAAGGTCATCCGCGATCTTCTCGCCTACAACGTAAAGGTCACGGGCACGAAGACTAAGGCCATCAGCAGGCGGTGGCTCCTCTGGTCCATTTCCGGCGGCGAAGCGCGGCACATCTCGTCCTTCTCCGACAAGGGGCTTACTTCAGTGGCCGTATCGGGGCTGCGGAATACCATGGACCTGCTCAACGAGCTGGAGCTCGGGCGGCTCGGGGGAGTGGACTTCATCGAGTGCAGGGCCTGCGACCTGGGGTGTATCGGAGGAACGGGAACCTACGAGTCCCGGTTCCTCTCCCAGCTCCGCCTGGAAAACATCGAAACGGAATGGCTCCCCTCCCAGGAAGAGATGGAAGAAATCCGCACCTGGTACGACAAGGGAATATGGCGCCTCGACAATCCCATCCAGGTGAAGGAGCGGCTGCCCCTTTCCCAGGACCTGGGAGAGGCCATGGCCAAGCTCCGGGAGATGGACGCCATTTACGCCGGGCTGCCCCACATCGACTGCGGTTCCTGCGGCCGCCCCTCCTGCCGTGCCCTGGCGGAGGATATCGTCCGCGGGCAGGGAGACGAGACGGACTGCATCTTCAAGCTGAGAGAGCGGATTACCGCCCTCAGCGGCGAGATACGGTCGCTTTCCTCCAAGCTGCCTCACACCCTCCATCCTTCGGGCAAAAGGAGGCATGGGGCATGAAAATTTCCGACATTACGGAACTTCTCGGTCTCACAGTCTACTCTCCGGGCGACCAGGCAGGGGAGATCGGAGGCGTCATTACAGGAGACCTGCTGAGCTTCATCATGGCGGAGGCCAGGGAAGGATGGCTCTGGATCACAATACAGGTGCATCTCAACGTGGCGGCGGTGGCCGTACTCAAAGATGTCCCCTTTATCCTCACCGCGTCGGGGAGAAAGCCTGACAAAGACCTCGTCGAACGCTGCCTTGCCGAAGGCGTTACCCTCGCAGGCACGGACCTGTCCGCCTTCGAGGCCGCCGGACGGCTCTGGGAGGCAGGCCTGGGAAGATCGTCATGAGCCTCTCCCCCTTCTGGGTGGATCTTCACCTTCACACAGTGCTCTCTCCCTGCGGAGAACTGGAAA includes:
- a CDS encoding ABC transporter substrate-binding protein; the protein is MMQLKNFLLLLLLLPFFLFPRPVHAGDLAIGLEDGWIWQVAVLPPPDGWESERGKSSLGAVRYAEWKVKDSADGVAGRDIRFLKEPPLSRDTAEERVARWRENGVAAVLSLGGSEDISLLRPLLGRSGPVFLSAYGEGSDIGEGGVPLPMMFALDLYRDFRIAAFAEYARRSLDRGTGVAILGDRFDPSLERFARNLGDMLSSSGYSVSHFWLPGAGPDSFRMIESEAMSEGASVLVSWAGSMVVRDVWRAVRRKEGAFRIWYGGEPRQLLLSFNGIIAADQNVPLGRDRAFVTLGREIWGRTRTVVKDESAAGRAYAACGWIFEGFRRAGSKDPVPLAKAMESVSGIALGSSTFSVNPATHRPVARETAILEVENRAFRPVDFFQVTDPGYLP
- a CDS encoding DRTGG domain-containing protein, with translation MKLRDVVQNIRAEVLYGEELLDSIDIECAYGADLMSDVLAFARPGSLLLTGLTNIQIVRTAQMLDLPAVVFVRGKKPQEAAVKLASQIKMPVLLCQMSMFEACGILFAKGILPCHIPDRGV
- a CDS encoding ATP-binding protein, with translation MGQEPYVEEYTIQAGDFTTIGEASTKFRATLKMLGISSEVVRRAAVVAYEAEMNAMIHAGGGTLRMTVASDHLEIMAADQGPGIPDVALAMQEGYSTASDEIRELGFGAGMGLPNIERNSDSMNIETKVGTGTVLTARINFPGQ
- a CDS encoding [Fe-Fe] hydrogenase large subunit C-terminal domain-containing protein produces the protein MSGGIRVREARCRGCANCIKSCPTEAIRVIDGLMRIIPDLCIDCGECIRSCRDKAITVNEDEWDLLRSREGLVLMADPTFYVQVGAYSRPRLMKEALEHHGLRDIAEYASIAFDLAAYAAAGIIREGGDNLPYISTYCPAVIRLIQINFPELVGRILPVESPLETAVTIWRNATGGKEKVTLVAPCPAKATLVRNPVGRGKSSLEYVVSVKKVIRDLLAYNVKVTGTKTKAISRRWLLWSISGGEARHISSFSDKGLTSVAVSGLRNTMDLLNELELGRLGGVDFIECRACDLGCIGGTGTYESRFLSQLRLENIETEWLPSQEEMEEIRTWYDKGIWRLDNPIQVKERLPLSQDLGEAMAKLREMDAIYAGLPHIDCGSCGRPSCRALAEDIVRGQGDETDCIFKLRERITALSGEIRSLSSKLPHTLHPSGKRRHGA
- a CDS encoding serine kinase, translating into MKISDITELLGLTVYSPGDQAGEIGGVITGDLLSFIMAEAREGWLWITIQVHLNVAAVAVLKDVPFILTASGRKPDKDLVERCLAEGVTLAGTDLSAFEAAGRLWEAGLGRSS